The DNA window gcaataaacGACATTCAGCATCAGTGTTTTACTATGTAAAGATACAGTGACGTAACGGCGttctgagcagagaatgaagtcacactgtctctgcatgttagtgcatgtgagcgtgcatgtgagcgtgcatgtgagtccctccctGAGCAGTCAACATGTGAGGCAGAAATAGTCCATTTTGATCCGTATTGATCAGCTCGGCCTCGTCTGACAGTGTGTTCAGAtgctgctttcttcttcttcttctttttttttggtcaactTTATTGATTatacgatgtgtgtgtgtttgttttggcgCTCTAGTGTGACTGAATGTTgtttattgcacctttaagttgAAGCTGCAGTGAACTCACCCTGTTGTAGGAGCGAGCGTCTCGGTAGTAGAGCACTTTGAGGCAGCGCTCCACCAGGTCCCGAGCCTCCTGTTTGGTGATCTCCACTTTGTTCTCCAACACCTCCCTCATCAGAggctaaaaacacacaaacagagcaggttaaacacaccagaaacacacacacacgagcttCTAGAGTCAAAAGAAAAGAATCACTTCAGGCTGGTGATAAAAACCTAAAGTACAGGATCACAGTTTATCCAGAgagtcttaaaccaacagtcagttatcaaatgaacattaaagctgtttttcttgctgtaatcattcctcctgttcatactgaccattaatgtatttaaagtttatctgaagctaatatgaagcttcagcgtccaaatgagtcaaatcaagtagatatctttcaacgttacagtctttttagtgccaaagtccctctttttgttactatacttccacctgcagctcaacagggaaacactgtccgaggaaacacaaagagggaatttgatgctaaaaagactgtaaatgtgtcagatatccacttgatatgactaactcagactgatgaagctgaatagaagcttcacacagacttttaatatccagtatgaacaggaggaatgattacagacacctgactgctggtttaactgggaacactgggaacctATGCTTTAATATCAGGAGGAAATTGCATTAGTCACTCACCTGAGCCAGGTACGCTCCAAAGCCAGTGGCCACTGTGGGAGCCTCATAGGCCACGCCCAGCTTGTCCACGTAACCAAGGAAACTAGACGGAGACAAGATGGCCGACTGGTTaattcataattaattaattaagtttCAGCGCAAACAGTTTGGACTTGTTTCTTACAGCTAAGAGCAGCATCACATGATGAAGCtctgacagacaaacagagagtaGAAGAAGAGTCAACAGGACCAGATTTACAACTAACGATTATCTCTATTATCAATTATTATCTCGATTAACAGCTTCATccttttgtctataaaatgtcaggaaatattGTGAAATGCTTTTTATAAAtaacttgttttatttgactaacAATCTACAACCAAACAATATTCAGTCAGATATTAAACAGTTCAGTCTAAAGAGCCCTGAGAGCGCTATATCAATAAAAAccgattgattgattgattgatatttaAAGATGTGATGAGCTGGAACCGGTGAATATATATAAGATATTGAAAGTGGCTGCAGCTCAGCGGTTACCTCTCTCCGTTGTAGAAACCTCCGATGACCACGGTGTTCCACAGAGGATTCATCCTGCTGCGCCGGTTGTACATCACTCTGGTCAGCCAGGAGTGGACCGCCTTCGGACTGTAGCTGTGACCGTCACCCAGCAGCTCCTCGTCGATACTGACAACatcaaaaacattacaaactCAAGTACTGAACCGGCTTattaaagacaataaaacaagGTAGACAGACGGATACATGAAGCAGCTCTGATGTTAAACTGAGATAAATGTAACCTGGAGCAGCAATACAAATCAAAGTTTGACCGTTGGGTGGTTTGTATTTCTTACACCATCTGCTCGATGACCTGTTTCAGATACTGGTAGTCTGCGTAGTCTCCTGAAGCTCCCAGGATGGTGTTGTTGTTCacctgaaacaacaaacaaaccgTCGTCATCTCCGCTCATCAGAAACATCGTCGTCgtcaaacattttgtttacGTCTCCGGCAGAGCTTGTTCACCTTCATGAGGCGGGAGATGTTCCTGAATCGAGCCAGAGACCCGTACGAGCCCAACATGTCCGCCGCGATGATGACGCCGCCGGTGAACTTCACACCGAGCACCGACGTGCCGGTTACCATGGGGTTACTATGGAGACAGAGGAGCCTTAAGTCATGGACTCATTCACATGCAGGGTCACGTCGTTTTAATGAGGATGagattcattcatacattctgCACTTACTGGaaaaattacacataaaatgaaggaattcagtgtttctccacTAGAATAATATTCCTGGCAGTGAAGAGACACACATGATACGGTCAGTATGAACGGGAGGAACGCATTCagactcctgactgttggtttatgGTTCTTCTCAGTTGCTTTGGTACATTTCTCATTTGCAAACCAGTCAGTATCAATTCATACAAACAGCACAGATTACCTGTAAAAGCTCATAATCCTTAAGTTTATCTctcaaaagtaaatatttatgtCAGTGAACATGTCGGCGCCATCAGAAGGACAAGTCCTCGTGTCACTGTTTACAAACAAGACAGTCAAACTGCTCCGCCATGTTGGCGGTATGACAgagtacagtatatgtacagtatacatcTACTGTGTACTGTACAACACCAGTCAAATACTGTAATATGAAGCATTACAGTAAgtatacagtattacagtacagTGAACCTGTTCATGATGGAGAACACGGTCCACAGTCAGGAATGTCCTCGTCTCTTCTACCTCTTCCTCCCTACCCTTCATCCCTACCCTCCCTACCCTTCATCACGcagccttcctcctcctcctcctcctcttcttcttcttcttcttcccacCTGTTGACTATGTTTATTTCCTTGTTGTTCTTCCACTGTCAGATCTATAACACTGTGTTGTGTTCTGTCTATATGTGTTCACCAACTGAAGGACATGAGATGCAGCTCTGAGCTATTTAAGGAGCCGGTTGATCATTGGTTGATCTAAAACGTCACATGTTCTCCTTTATTAGCGAAAGTCAAGATTCACCTGAGAGCAGTTCATCATGTCAggacacatttacaaaaacagtCCAATAGAAATGTACAGAAACATGCTGACAGATCAGGACAACTTCTGCCCAGAGAGACTATTCAACACAGAACCAGGATAATACACGTTAATCAATATGACAGAAGCAACTAATGATGTCGGCAACAACAGACAACTGTACATCATCATTTGCAGTTTGTtcaaagtaaagagaaaaagctTTAATGATGAGCACAAGTGACCAGATGATGTGGAGGTTGAACAAATAGTTTAGAGAATTTCATTTCTGATCTGAGAAACGTACCAAAGCGACTGAAACAGACTTCTAACGCGGTCAAAGATATAAATTACCTCATTTCACTGTAATCACGTctgtaaacatgaaaatgtcaacatatCAAAGCGGTAACCTTACATTTTACACTCCTTTAGAATAAACGTGTTTAGAGGAGAATTCAAGTCTGAGAATAGAAgtaaaactgtgtttctgtggttGATATTCGCTGACGGTGGCTAGCTAGCACAGCTAATACTAACTCATCAAAACacgcagaaaaaaacagattaaagtTATTCCACCTTTCTAATAATCAATATAGATTCTCGTTTATGGTTTAAATTAGTTCAATTCTTTCCGAAGTATCTGCGCTGAGCTGTAAACACGTTAAAACCCGATAAAAgtgacagttagcttagcatcagTTAGCTCCGTGATGATGCAGCACCGCGGCGGAGCTAAAACCGAAACCGACCGCGGAGGTTCGGGTTAAATTTAACGGTAACCGGCGGATCACTCACAGTGTGTGTCTGACCGGCCCGCAGGCTGTGCCCGACCCGCTGCTGCTACCGCTGCCGCCGGGGAAAGAA is part of the Thunnus albacares chromosome 19, fThuAlb1.1, whole genome shotgun sequence genome and encodes:
- the psmb4 gene encoding proteasome subunit beta type-4 — translated: MESCGMKLSFWENGPKPGQFYSFPGGSGSSSGSGTACGPVRHTLNPMVTGTSVLGVKFTGGVIIAADMLGSYGSLARFRNISRLMKVNNNTILGASGDYADYQYLKQVIEQMVIDEELLGDGHSYSPKAVHSWLTRVMYNRRSRMNPLWNTVVIGGFYNGESFLGYVDKLGVAYEAPTVATGFGAYLAQPLMREVLENKVEITKQEARDLVERCLKVLYYRDARSYNRHEIAIVTEEGVEIIGPLSSETNWDIADMVSGFE